One genomic region from Rhizomicrobium palustre encodes:
- the addB gene encoding double-strand break repair protein AddB: MPQPPEHPRANVFTIPASAAFSEALAKGLAERLKPAADNPLALADVTIYLPTQRAARSFREIFARLCGGATLLPEFRPLGEVDEDELLFATDSEVLDLPPRIAPLRQRLLLATLIRRWSHARDGGTMTFGQAVALSKSLAGVMDEVETQGADLAKLKDLAPANLAEHWAEVREFLSLIDTAWPGLLEAEGAINPAAHRDMSIRALAARLENHPPERFILAAGSTGSIPATAELLRVIAHLPKGAVVLPGLDRELDAESWERLEPGHPQYGMKQLLTHMGVRRDQVGDWIGDWITVRANAERERLLREVLRPAPTTDAWRALAESLNPPKCEGLSLFEAADPGEEAEVIALMLREALESKDKTAALISRDRGLARRVTAALKRWDIEIDDSAGRPLSRMAAGSFLLLLAEAADEEFSPVPLLALLKHPLCTMGDEAGALREMARRLDKALRGPRPDAGLSGIAKALTEKSESLQIWFAKLREVLAPLETVLAKPEAELSDILNAHIEAADTLAPEIWAGTDGVAASRFLTDLASAAANLPVVETGSYAPMLRSLMDEVPVRPSYGKHPRLFILGPLEARLQSFDLVILGGLNEGVWPQGPADDPWFSRPMRATLGLEQPERAIGLSAHDFAGLSAAPRVVLTRSVKSEGTPMVASRWLQRLTQLTRGLGIEGDLALDPKYRSFATALNDPGLPAPERPPYPKPPVKARPREMSVTDVEKWVRDPYAIYAKRVLGLKKLDALDAELGPRERGTALHEILERFIGEHPTLPVNAEDVLAKITQEVLTSLKLPQATLALWRPRFLRAAEWFLGEERKRRAEIAESYVEKYGEITFDAPGGDFTLKGIADRIDRLNDGSAVILDYKTGEPPSGKQVKTHLSPQMPLEAAMLREGGFKDVPAMTASDLIYVQISGAAKAGEFKSVGGDAEQLAAEALEKLKGRVRLFDDENIGYAARVAPVRKDADGDYDHLARVKEWSSSGWGEE; encoded by the coding sequence TTGCCCCAGCCGCCTGAACACCCACGCGCAAACGTCTTCACCATTCCGGCGAGTGCTGCCTTTTCCGAAGCGCTCGCCAAGGGGCTGGCCGAAAGGCTAAAGCCCGCAGCGGACAATCCCCTCGCGCTTGCTGATGTCACCATCTATTTGCCGACACAGCGCGCGGCGCGCAGCTTTCGGGAGATTTTCGCACGCCTCTGCGGCGGGGCAACGCTGCTGCCCGAGTTCCGCCCATTAGGCGAAGTCGACGAGGACGAGCTTTTATTCGCGACGGATAGCGAGGTATTGGATCTGCCGCCGCGCATTGCCCCTTTGCGCCAACGCTTGCTCCTCGCCACGCTGATCCGGCGCTGGAGCCATGCGCGCGATGGCGGCACCATGACCTTCGGCCAAGCGGTGGCGTTGTCGAAAAGCCTTGCCGGGGTGATGGACGAAGTCGAAACCCAAGGCGCCGATCTTGCCAAGCTGAAAGACCTTGCACCCGCCAATCTCGCCGAGCATTGGGCGGAGGTGCGGGAGTTTTTATCGCTGATCGACACCGCCTGGCCGGGATTGTTGGAAGCGGAAGGCGCAATCAATCCCGCCGCCCATCGCGATATGTCGATACGGGCGCTGGCGGCACGGCTGGAAAACCATCCCCCTGAGCGTTTCATTCTGGCGGCGGGTTCCACGGGCTCCATTCCCGCGACGGCGGAGCTTTTGCGCGTGATCGCGCATCTGCCGAAAGGCGCAGTGGTGTTGCCGGGGCTCGACCGCGAACTCGATGCCGAAAGCTGGGAGCGTTTGGAGCCCGGCCATCCTCAATATGGCATGAAGCAGCTCCTCACCCATATGGGGGTGCGGCGCGATCAGGTCGGCGATTGGATTGGCGATTGGATTACTGTGCGCGCGAATGCTGAACGCGAGCGGCTGCTGCGCGAAGTGCTGCGCCCTGCCCCGACCACCGATGCCTGGCGGGCGCTGGCCGAAAGCTTGAATCCGCCCAAATGCGAAGGCCTGTCGCTGTTCGAAGCCGCCGATCCCGGCGAAGAAGCCGAGGTGATCGCGCTGATGCTGCGCGAAGCCTTGGAGAGCAAGGACAAAACCGCGGCGCTGATCAGCCGTGATCGCGGCCTCGCAAGGCGGGTAACGGCGGCGCTGAAGCGCTGGGATATCGAGATCGACGATTCCGCGGGGCGGCCCCTCTCGCGCATGGCGGCGGGATCGTTTTTGCTGCTGCTGGCCGAAGCGGCCGATGAAGAGTTTTCTCCGGTGCCTTTGTTGGCACTGCTGAAGCATCCGCTCTGCACCATGGGCGATGAAGCCGGCGCCTTGCGCGAGATGGCGCGGCGGCTAGATAAGGCGCTGCGAGGGCCCCGGCCGGATGCAGGTCTTTCCGGCATTGCCAAGGCGCTGACGGAGAAATCCGAGAGCCTGCAAATCTGGTTTGCGAAACTGCGCGAGGTTCTGGCGCCGCTCGAAACCGTGCTGGCAAAACCGGAAGCCGAGCTTTCCGATATTCTGAATGCTCATATCGAAGCCGCCGATACGCTGGCGCCGGAAATTTGGGCAGGCACCGATGGTGTGGCGGCCTCGCGCTTTTTGACTGACCTTGCCTCCGCGGCCGCGAATTTGCCGGTAGTGGAAACCGGCTCCTATGCGCCGATGCTCCGTAGCCTGATGGATGAGGTGCCAGTGCGCCCTTCTTACGGCAAGCATCCGCGCCTCTTTATTCTCGGCCCCTTGGAAGCGCGTTTACAAAGCTTCGACCTTGTTATCCTGGGCGGGCTCAATGAAGGGGTGTGGCCGCAAGGCCCTGCCGATGATCCCTGGTTCTCACGCCCCATGCGCGCCACGCTGGGGCTGGAGCAGCCTGAACGCGCCATCGGTCTTTCCGCGCATGACTTTGCCGGACTTTCCGCCGCGCCACGCGTGGTGCTGACCCGTTCGGTAAAATCGGAAGGCACACCGATGGTGGCCTCGCGCTGGCTGCAACGCCTGACCCAGCTGACGCGCGGGCTGGGCATTGAAGGCGATCTCGCGCTCGACCCGAAATATCGCAGCTTTGCGACGGCGCTGAATGATCCCGGCTTGCCCGCGCCGGAACGCCCGCCCTATCCCAAACCGCCAGTGAAAGCACGGCCTCGCGAGATGAGCGTGACCGATGTGGAAAAATGGGTGCGCGACCCTTACGCCATCTATGCCAAGCGCGTGCTGGGGCTGAAAAAGCTTGATGCGCTGGATGCGGAGCTCGGGCCCCGCGAACGTGGGACGGCACTGCATGAAATCCTGGAACGCTTCATCGGCGAGCACCCCACTTTGCCGGTGAATGCGGAAGACGTGCTGGCGAAGATCACACAAGAGGTGCTGACCTCGCTGAAGCTGCCGCAAGCGACCCTCGCCTTGTGGCGTCCGCGTTTCCTGCGCGCCGCCGAATGGTTCCTGGGCGAAGAGCGCAAGCGCCGTGCAGAGATCGCTGAAAGCTATGTCGAGAAATATGGTGAGATCACATTCGATGCGCCGGGCGGGGATTTCACCCTGAAAGGCATCGCCGACCGCATCGACCGCTTGAACGATGGCAGCGCGGTGATTCTGGATTACAAGACCGGCGAACCGCCGAGCGGCAAACAGGTAAAGACGCATCTTTCGCCGCAAATGCCCCTGGAAGCAGCGATGCTGCGCGAAGGCGGCTTCAAGGATGTGCCCGCGATGACCGCGAGCGATCTCATTTATGTGCAGATCAGCGGCGCGGCCAAGGCGGGCGAATTCAAATCTGTCGGTGGCGATGCGGA
- a CDS encoding nucleotidyltransferase family protein has translation MRYPKRAMIMAAGLGTRMRPLTETRPKPLVQVQGKALIDHAIDRLKDAGVTTFVVNLYYKGEMIREHLAGRKDVEILYSDESDGLLGTGGGVLKAMQLLGDEPFYVHNSDSIWVEGYGKALEQMKVQWDAERMDALLLMVPLLNSIGYEGRGDFMMDGVGHLSRVPPGRVSPFAYPGVQIVHPRLFDNPPEGVFSTNILWDRSIEKERLFGVRMDGVWIHVGTPQAVADAEEFLNDLAPAA, from the coding sequence ATGCGTTATCCTAAGCGCGCGATGATCATGGCGGCGGGTCTTGGCACCCGTATGCGTCCCCTGACGGAGACGCGGCCGAAGCCGCTGGTGCAGGTTCAAGGTAAGGCGCTGATCGATCATGCCATAGACCGGCTGAAAGATGCCGGCGTCACCACCTTCGTGGTCAATCTCTATTACAAGGGCGAGATGATCCGCGAGCATCTTGCTGGCCGCAAGGATGTGGAAATTCTCTACTCGGACGAAAGCGACGGGCTCTTGGGCACGGGCGGCGGCGTCTTGAAGGCGATGCAGCTTCTCGGCGATGAGCCCTTCTATGTCCACAACTCGGATTCCATCTGGGTCGAAGGCTATGGCAAGGCCCTGGAGCAGATGAAGGTGCAGTGGGATGCAGAGCGCATGGACGCCCTTCTCCTGATGGTGCCGCTGCTGAACTCCATCGGCTATGAAGGCCGTGGCGATTTCATGATGGATGGCGTCGGCCATCTTTCGCGCGTGCCGCCGGGACGTGTCTCACCTTTCGCTTATCCTGGCGTGCAGATCGTGCATCCCCGCCTGTTCGACAATCCGCCCGAAGGCGTGTTCTCGACCAATATCTTGTGGGATCGCTCCATCGAGAAAGAGCGTCTGTTCGGCGTCCGCATGGACGGCGTTTGGATTCATGTGGGCACGCCGCAAGCTGTGGCCGATGCCGAAGAATTTTTGAACGATCTTGCCCCAGCCGCCTGA